Below is a window of Sulfurisphaera ohwakuensis DNA.
GCGCTCAGGGATATTTTAAGGTAATCCCAGATTTAACTACTTTAGGAAAGATTATTGGTGGCGGCTTACCAATAGGTGCAGTTACTGGAAAAAAAGAAATTATGAGTAATCTTACCCCAGAAGGAAATGTATTTAATGCTGGTACATTTAATGCTAATCCTCTTACAATGGCTGCAGGAATAGCTACAATAGAAGTTCTAGAGACAACAAATGCATATGATATAGCTAATAAGGCTTCAAAAGAAATAGCAGAAGAACTAGATAATTCTTTATCTAAAAAGAATTTTAAATATACTATAAATAGAATACAAAGCATGTTCCAATTCTTTATAGGTATAAGTAAAGTAACTAATGCTGATGATGCTAGGTTAGCTAATAAACATCTCTATGTAAAGATTCATGAAAAACTGCTGAAACTAGGCGTTTTCATTCCTCCTAGTCAATTTGAGACAATATTTACATCTAGTTCACACTCTGATGAGATAGTAAATCTTACTATTGAAGCAATTCATAAGGTGGTTAGTGAAATATGAGAATAAGAATAGCAGCTAGAGGTAGTAAACTAAGCAGAATTCAAGTAATGATGGTTGAAAACTATTTACATAAATTAGGTATAGAAACTGAATTTATAGAGATTAAAACTAAAGCTGATTTATTCCAGAACGAACCTTTATCTAAACTAGGTAAAGGAGTATTCGAAAAAGAAGTAAATCAAGCAGTTTTAGATAATAAGGCTGATGTCGCTGTTCATAGTATGAAGGATATCTTGACTGAGATTTCAGAAAACTTGGAAATTTATGCTGTATTACCCAGGGATCCTCCATTTGATATTTTAATCTCAAGAAAAAACTTATTTAACTTGGAACCAAATTCAATTATAGGAACTAGTAGTATTAGAAGAAAAAATTTCCTAACTTTTTATAGAAATGATCTTAACATTAAGGATTTGAGAGGAAATATAGATACTAGATTAAAGAAGTATTTTGAAGGTCAATATGACGGCATTATAATAGCTGAGGCTTCAATATATAGGCTAAAAGAGCAGGTTCAGTATTATAGGTTAGATCCTCATTTATTCACTCCAGAAGCTAATCAAGGTATAATAGTAGTTATAGGAAGAAAAAAAGATGAAACAATAAAGAAAATATTTAATGAAATAAATGATAAAGATACATTAGAAATTGCTATTGCTGAAAGAAAAGCATTAAGTATTGTAGGGGGTGGATGCCATTCACCAATTGGAGTTTATTTTGAAAAATATGATAAAGATTTCCATGGAATAATTAGTTCTTCATTTGGTAGGAAAAAGATTACAATAGAAGAGTATTTTCATAACATGACTCCTTATGAAGCAGGGGAATTATTAGGTAAAAGATTCTTGGAGGAAATAAAAAATGAAGGTATTATTCCTTAGGCCCGAAGGATCTAATATTCCTTATAGTAAGAATTTTATTGAAATTAGTATTTTAAAACCTGAATGTATAAATTATACTGTTAATTTACACGAGATAGACGGCCTTGGATTCACGAGTATTAATGCAGTAAGATGTTTTAAAGACTTTGATAAAATTGAAGGAAAAGCTATATTTGCCGTAGGACCTAGTACATCGGAAGAGCTAATTAAGCGTAATATTAAAAATGTGATTATACCAGAAGAATATACTGTAGAATATCTGGTAAAACTAATAAAGCAGAATACTAAAAATCCACTTCTAGTTAGGAGTTTGATAGCAATAGATAACAGTTTAGATATCAAGCAAATTGCTGATTATAATTTAAAAGCAGATTTACAAAAACTAGAAGAAGCCAGAGAGCTAATTGAAAAATGTAAAGTTGATATAATAGTTTTAACTAGCTCTTATATAGCTAGTTTAGTGAAAGATTTTATAAAAGAATGTGAAATAATAGTAAGCATAGGTCCGTCTACTTCTAAAGTAATTAAAGATAAGAAAAACATATATGAAGC
It encodes the following:
- the hemC gene encoding hydroxymethylbilane synthase, whose translation is MRIRIAARGSKLSRIQVMMVENYLHKLGIETEFIEIKTKADLFQNEPLSKLGKGVFEKEVNQAVLDNKADVAVHSMKDILTEISENLEIYAVLPRDPPFDILISRKNLFNLEPNSIIGTSSIRRKNFLTFYRNDLNIKDLRGNIDTRLKKYFEGQYDGIIIAEASIYRLKEQVQYYRLDPHLFTPEANQGIIVVIGRKKDETIKKIFNEINDKDTLEIAIAERKALSIVGGGCHSPIGVYFEKYDKDFHGIISSSFGRKKITIEEYFHNMTPYEAGELLGKRFLEEIKNEGIIP
- a CDS encoding uroporphyrinogen-III synthase codes for the protein MKVLFLRPEGSNIPYSKNFIEISILKPECINYTVNLHEIDGLGFTSINAVRCFKDFDKIEGKAIFAVGPSTSEELIKRNIKNVIIPEEYTVEYLVKLIKQNTKNPLLVRSLIAIDNSLDIKQIADYNLKADLQKLEEARELIEKCKVDIIVLTSSYIASLVKDFIKECEIIVSIGPSTSKVIKDKKNIYEAKEHDMKGILKLLKELGAYDG